Within Corallococcus exiguus, the genomic segment CGCCGTCGACGCAGAGAAAGCCGCCGAGCCCCAGCCCTCCCGCATGCAGGGACTCTGGGCCAAGTGCGAGCAGTGCGACGAGATCATCTACCGCCAGGAGCTCGAGAAGAACTGGATGGTGTGCATGCACTGCGAGCACCACCACGCCTGGACGGCTCGCGCGCGGCTGGCGGCCACGTTGGATCCGGACTCCTTCGAGGAGTTCGACAAGGAGCTGGAGCCCCAGGACCCGCTCGGCTTCACCGACTCCAAGAAGTACAAGGACCGGCTCAAGTCCACGCGCAAGAACCTGGAGGAGAACGACGCGTTCATCTCCGGCGTGGGCCGCATCGAGGGCCACCCCGTCTCCATTGGCAGCTTCGTCTTCGAGTTCATGGGCGGCTCCATGGGCTCCGTGGTGGGTGAGAAGGTCACGCGCGTGTTCGAGCGCGCCTTCGAGCTCAAGTGCCCCGCGGTGGTGTTCTCCGCGTCCGGCGGCGCGCGCATGCAGGAGGGCATCTTCTCCCTGATGCAGATGGCGAAGACGTCCGCGGCCATTGCCCGCTTCCGCACCAGCGGCAAGCCGTACGTCTCCGTGATGCTCAACCCCACCACGGGCGGCGTGGCCGCGTCCTTCTCCTGGCTGGGCGACATCATCCTCGCGGAGCCCAAGGCCCTCATCGGCTTCGCCGGCCCGCGCGTCATCGAGCAGACCATCCGCCAGAAGCTGCCGGAGGGCTTCCAGCGCTCGGAGTTCCTGTTGGATCACGGGATGATCGACGCCATCGTCCACCGCAAGGACCTGCGCGGGAAGCTGGGGCAGATCCTCGGCATGCTGGGGTAGGGCAGCGGGCTTCCACCCATGGACGCGCCCCGCACCCCCGAAGAGGCCCTGCGCTTCTTCCAGGCGCTCAACCCCTCCGGCATCAAGCTGGGGCTGGAGCGGGTGAGGGACGCGCTCGCCGCGCTGGATCACCCGGAGCGGGACTACCCGGCGCTGCACGTCGCCGGCACCAACGGCAAGGGCAGCACCTGCGCCTTCGTGGCGCGCGCGCTGGAGGCCGCCGGCCATCGCGTGGGGCTCTACACGTCCCCGCACCTGGTGCGCGTCAACGAGCGGATCCGCGTCTCCGGTGAGGACATCCCGGACGAGGTCTTCGGGCAGCGCATCCTGGAGGTCCTGGAGCGCTACCCCTCCGCGCTGTCGGATCCGATGACGTACT encodes:
- the accD gene encoding acetyl-CoA carboxylase, carboxyltransferase subunit beta, yielding MAWFSKKPRIAVDAEKAAEPQPSRMQGLWAKCEQCDEIIYRQELEKNWMVCMHCEHHHAWTARARLAATLDPDSFEEFDKELEPQDPLGFTDSKKYKDRLKSTRKNLEENDAFISGVGRIEGHPVSIGSFVFEFMGGSMGSVVGEKVTRVFERAFELKCPAVVFSASGGARMQEGIFSLMQMAKTSAAIARFRTSGKPYVSVMLNPTTGGVAASFSWLGDIILAEPKALIGFAGPRVIEQTIRQKLPEGFQRSEFLLDHGMIDAIVHRKDLRGKLGQILGMLG